The Halotia branconii CENA392 region GCGCCCCGACCTTGGTTACAATCACTAAATCTTTCGGGTAAGGATGCAGTGCTTGTCGGATAATCTGATTCGTGATGTGAGGGCCGTAGAAGTCGCTGGTATCTATATGATTAATGCCGAGTGCGATCGCTTCGCGTAAAACAGCAATGGCTGCATCTACATCACATGGCGCACCCATTACATTTGAACCCGTCAGTTGCATAGCACCATAGCCTATGCGCTTTACTGTGATTGAGGTGTTCGGCAGCGTCAAAGAGCCGCCAAGGTTGGTTTGCTCAGACATATTGCGACTTTCTCTAAGAATTTTTTAGTGATTTACAGCGATTTTCAGGTAAATGAACCACACTATTTTTATCTCACGCAAAGACGCAAAGACGCAAAGGAAGAAAAGAAGAAACAAGACTGTGGTCTAAATACATGAAAACTGCTGTAATGAAGGTAATCCAGCATCATTATTCAATAGACTCTTATTCGCCGCTGACGCGCAACACGATTTTACCTAGATAATGCTGTTTCATCGCTGACTGCGCTTGCGCCGCTTCTTCCAGCGCAAACGTCTGCGCGATGTGAATTTGAAACTCACCCATGTCGATTAATCGGTTGAGTTCGTCTAACAACATCCGGTTAGCGAAGCCATTTGCCTGCTTGAGTTCCACACCTGAGGGTGCTTTAGGTTCGGGCATCACGCCATTAGGAAAGGAGACGATCCCGCCCTGACGCACTAAACTCAGCGTCGATTGAACGGTGTCGCCGCCCACTAGCACCAGTGCAGCATCAAAGCCATTAGGCGCAAAGGCACGGGCGCGTTGCACAACGTCGTCGCTGTGTCCGTCTACTGCTTCATCCGCCCCCAACTGTTTAACCAGAGCTACACCGTCTGCACCCGATGCGATCGCGAAAACGTTCGTGCCCATGCGTTTAGCTAGTTGTAGCGCAACGTGACCGACACCACCGCTTGCGCCCCACAGCATCAATTTAGTTTTGTCACTTATCTCCAGCGTCTGCAAATTACTGAGCGCCGTTATACCAGCAATGGGTAGCCCACCCGCCATCACCATATCGAGACTATCGGGCATCGGTGCAACCGTTTTTTCCGAGACAACGACGTACTGGGCATAGCTACCGCCTTTGTCGTTCATGAAGCTCTGAGCGTAAACGCGATCGCCAACACTAAAACGCTCAACGTCATCGCCAATCGCAATAATAGTGCCTGCACACTCGCCCCCTAATACACGCGGAAAGTAAACTTCGTTATACACCAGATTGCCTTCCCGCTCCATCTCATCCCAGATACCAACTCCGGCAATCTCG contains the following coding sequences:
- a CDS encoding quinone oxidoreductase family protein; this translates as MQNTPQQMKAMAVDEFGHADKLTLHTLPVPTVDTGEVLIRIEIAGVGIWDEMEREGNLVYNEVYFPRVLGGECAGTIIAIGDDVERFSVGDRVYAQSFMNDKGGSYAQYVVVSEKTVAPMPDSLDMVMAGGLPIAGITALSNLQTLEISDKTKLMLWGASGGVGHVALQLAKRMGTNVFAIASGADGVALVKQLGADEAVDGHSDDVVQRARAFAPNGFDAALVLVGGDTVQSTLSLVRQGGIVSFPNGVMPEPKAPSGVELKQANGFANRMLLDELNRLIDMGEFQIHIAQTFALEEAAQAQSAMKQHYLGKIVLRVSGE